DNA sequence from the Hoylesella buccalis ATCC 35310 genome:
CACCACCACGGCGAAGATGAGCACCACGCCCAACTGCACGTAGGGATAGGAGGCCAATCGCTTGAGCATCAGCGAGTCGTCGTAGCAAACGTCGATGTAGTCGTCTTTCACCTGGTCGTTCAAAGAAATACGAATATAGTGGTTGGCCGCTTTTTGCCGATTGCTCAAGGTCTTGAGGTAAGCCGTACTGTCGGCACCCGAACGATTGTCAAGGCTGATGTTGCGATAGGTTTGCACATCACCCGCTGGGTCCATGACGATCACCGGAATGGTATGGTTCTCGTTAATCACCTTCAACACCAGGTTCAGATCCGTGTTCTCATCCGCCTGGTTGAGCGTGCGCATAGCTTCGGCCCACACTTCCATCTTGTTGCGCTCTTCGTTCTCAAGATCCCTGATGAGGTAATGAGAAACAACGAGCGATACCACCGCTATGAGTATAGCGGCCACAACGAGAAGAAGTTTTACCTGTCTAATTCGGTCTGTCCATTGCATAGTTTTACAACGGATGAATTAAGTAAATATTGTATGGTATCATTAGGCCAATTAGCCTAATTAGCCATATTAGCCTAATTGGCCATATTAGGGGCCAGTCGTAAAACCCAGTTGCAACCCTCTCCCTCTCATGCACATAATTTCATAAGTATTTGTTATCTTTGCATCATGAAGACCGAGCAATTGTTGCGTTGTATCTTTCCAGAGATACTCGCAGATTATTTTGATGTGATAGATATCCAAGAGAGTATTTCCCAGATAGACTTCTGGTTGGATGAGCGTAACTTTATGGAAGAGGCAGACCGCAAGGCCGGCACAGTAAGCAGTTACGGCTTTACCGCCGAACGGGTTGTCCAAGACTTTCCCCTTCGTGGCAAGCCCGTTTACCTTCATGTCCGCCGTCGAAAATGGCGTGACAGTTCCACGGGTGAGATATTCAGTTATTCTTACGATGACTTGACAACTGAGGGCAGCAAACTTTCCCCTGAGTTCGTTTCTTTTTTAAAAGAATAGAATTGAGTCTACTGCGGAGAGCATTACAGGTATCGGCTCTCACTATGGCGTAGACGGCAAGCAGCTTTCCACCCAATACAAGGAGCATTTCAGCGATTATCGCCAGTGGGAGCAGTTGTCGCATGCGGGAGACTGGCTGCTGTTTGATGAGAACCTGGGAGAGAGCCTGAGTATCGATGAGACTTGTCTGAGCAGCGGTGAGGTCTATACGTTTCTGACCAACAAGGCTGGCAAAGGTGGCAGGGGTACGCTGGTAGCTGTGGTCAGGGGAACAAAAGCCGAAGATGTGATTCGTGTTCTGGAAAAGATTGACCTTTCCAAAAGAAAGACTGTCAAGGAGATAACGCTCGACTTGTCTTCCTCTATGATGATCATTGCGCGCACGGTGTTCCCCAAGGCACTCATCACCAATGACAGGTTTCATGTGCAGAAGCTTTACTATGACGCTTTGGACGACATGCGCATAGCCTACAGGTGGATGGCAAGGGACAGAGAAAATGAGGAGATGAAGGAAGCCAAAGCCAAGAACGAAACCTACAGGCCATTCAGATACAGCAACGGTGACACACGCAAGCAACTGCTTGCCAGGGCGAAGTTTATACTGACTAAACACAAGTCAAAGTGGACAGAATCGCAAAGGCTAAGGGCTGAAATAATCTTTGAAAACTACCCGAACTCAAAAAAGCCTATGACCTGGCCATGGAACTTACCGATATTTATAATGCCAGAAGCATCAAGGACGCTGCAAGATTGAAACTGGCTAAGTGGTTTAACGAGGTAGAGAAGTTGGGCGTGGATAATTTCTATACGGTAATTGACACCTTTAAGAACCATTATGATACCATACTCAATTTCTTTGTCAACAGAGCCACAAATGCCAATGCTGAATCCTTCAACGCAAAAGTCAAAGCCTTCAGGGCACAGTTCAGGGGAGTAACGGATATTCCTTTCTTCCTTTATAGGCTTATGAAATTATGTGCATGAGGGGGAGAGGGTTGCAACTGGGTTTTACGACTGACCCCTAATTAGCCCAATTAGCCTTATTGGGCTAATATCAAAAAAAAGCCTCCAGGGCTTTTTAGTCCTGAAGGCTTCTATTTGAAAAAAGGCGGCTACCTACTCTCCCGCATTGCATTGCAGTACCATCGGCGCAAGCAGGCTTAACTTCTCTGTTCGGAATGGGAAGAGGTGGAACCCTGCCGCCATAACCACCTGATAAGGGGATGACGTATCGATACAAGCGAATCTAAAGTCATGAATAAATCACGACGGTAAAACTCAAAGCGCCCAGCTGAAAGAATGGGCCTTGCGGAAAGAAAGTTATTGGGCAATTAGTAGTGCTCGGCTTTGCCATCGCTGGCTTTACACCTGCACCCTATCAACGTCGTAGTCTACGACGACCCTTATGTGGAGTTCTAATCTTGCGGATGGCTTCGCACTTAGATGCTTTCAGCGCTTATCCTAACCAGACTCAGCTACCCAGCGGTGCGCCTGGCGGCACAACTGGTAAACCGGAGGTCTGTCCATCACGGTCCTCTCGTACTAGTGACGGCACCACGCAAAACTCCCGCGCCCACGATAGATAGAGACCGAACTGTCTCACGACGTTCTGAACCCAGCTCGCGTGCCACTTTAATGGGCGAACAGCCCAACCCTTGGGACCTTCTCCAGCCCCAGGATGTGACGAGCCGACATCGAGGTGCCAAACCACCCCGTCGATATGAGCTCTTGGGGGGATCAGCCTGTTATCCCCGGAGTACCTTTTATCCTTTGAGCGATGCAGTTTCCATACACTTGCACCGGATCACTATGCCCCAGTTTCCTGCCTGCTCGGCATGTCTGCCTCCCAGTCAAGCGCCCTTATGCCATTGCACTCTAAAAGGTCGGTTACCAATCGACCTGAGGGCACCTTTGGAAGCCTCCGTTACGCTTTTGGAGGCGACCACCCCAGTCAAACTACCCACCAAGCAGTGTCCGCACTTACCGCGCGTTAGACCTCAGACAGCCAAAGGGCCGTATTTCAAGGATGGCTCCATCACCGCTGGCGCGGCAACTTCAAAGCCTCCGGCCTATCCTACACATCGGATGACCGAGGTCAATGCTAAGCTATAGTAAAGGTTCACGGGGTCTTTTCGTCCCATCGCGGGTAATCGGCATCTTCACCGATACTACAATTTCACTGAGATCATGATTGAGACAGTGTCCGGATCATTACACCATTCGTGCAGGTCGGAACTTACCCGACAAGGAATTTCGCTACCTTAGGACCGTTATAGTTACGGCCGCCGTTTACCGGGGCTTCAATTCAAGGCTTCTACTAATGTATGACCTCTCCTCTTAACCTTCCGGCACCGGGCAGGTGTCAGACTGTATACATCAACTTTCGTGTTAGCACAGCCCTGTGTTTTTGTTAAACAGTTGCCTGGACCTATTCTCTGCGCCTCGTCACGATGACGAGGACCCCTTCTCCCGAAGTTACGGGGTTAATTTGCCTAGTTCCTTAACCATGAATCTCTCAACGCCTTAGTATGTTCAACCCGACTACGTGTGTCCGTTTGCGGTACGGGTGCTGCATGACTGGAGCTTAGCGGATTTTCTCGGGAGCATGATTACCCACACTATTGCCCTTCCCCGAGGGGATGGGCATACTATCAAGATTCAGCTCTCATGGTGGATTTGCCTGCCATGATCAGCGCCTAATCTCTTCAACGGGCTATTCCGTCAGCCCGCGGCGGTGTCACTTCTCCGTCTCCGCAATCGCATCATGCAGCAGTCACGGAATATTAACCGTGTCTGCCATCGCCCTCGCCATTCGGCTGAGGCTTAGGACCCGACTGACCCCGGGCTGATTGGCATTGCCCGGGAAACCTTGGTCTTGCGGCGGGAGGGAATCTCACCCTCCTTATCGTTACTTATACCTACATTTGCTTTTCCATGCGCTCCAGCCAGGGTCGTCCCCCAACATTCGACGCACATGGAATGCTCCCCTACCGATACTTTTAATATACATTACTATCCCGCACCTTCGGTGCCTGCCTTATACCCGATTATTATCCACGCCCGGACCCTCGACTAGTGAGCTGTTACGCACTCTTTGAATGAATGGCTGCTTCCAAGCCAACATCCTAGCTGTCACGGGGACCGGACTTCGTTAGACTAACTCAGGCAGAACTTCGGGACCTTAGATGGCGGTCTGGATTCTTCTCCTCTCGGGGACGGACCTTAGCACCCGCCCCCTTACTGCAGGGCTGCAGTGCATGAGCATTCGGAGTTCGTCAGGTCGCGATAGGCGGTGAAGCCCTCTTGACCTATCGGTCGCTCTACCTCTCATGCAGATCACCCCACGCGGCACCTAAATGCCTTTCGGGGAGTACGAGCTATCTCCAAGTTTGATTGGCCTTTCACTCCTACACACCTCATCCAGAAGCTTTTCAACGCTTATTGGTGCGGGCCTCCATTCCGTGTTACCGGAACTTCACCCTGGACATGTGTAGATCACTTGGTTTCGCGTCTACCCCCTCTGACTAGATGGCCTGTTCAGCCTCGCTTTCACTGCGGTTGCGTGGGTCATACCACTTAACCTCGCCAGAGATGGTAACTCGTAGGTTCATTATGCAAAAGGCACGCCGTCACTGCCAAAGGCAGCTCCGACCGCTTGTAGGCGCATGGTTTCAGGATCTGTTTCACTCCTCTCGTCGAGGTGCTTTTCACCTTTCCCTCACGGTACTGGTTCACTATCGGTCTCATGGGAGTATTTAGCCTTACCGGATGGTCCCGGCAGATTCGCGCAGAATTTCTCGTGCTCCGCGTTACTCAGGATACCGTTATGCCCGGGAATGCTTCGTGTAAGGGGCTCTCACCCGCTGTGGCCGCAATTTCCATTGACGTTCCACTCACATTCCAGGTACAATGACACGGTCCTACAACCCCGGCGCCGCATTGCTACGGCGACGGTTTGGGCTCTTCCCCGTTCGCTCGCCACTACTGGGGGAATCATTCATTTATTTTCTCTTCCTGGAGGTACTAAGATGTTTCAGTTCCCTCCGTTCGCCTCACTGATTGACAGTGATAACTGCCTTGTGGCAGCTGGGTTGTCCCATTCGGAAATCTCCGGATCAAAGGTTATTTGCACCTACCCGAAGCTTATCGCAGCTTATCACGTCCTTCATCGCCTCCATGAGCCAAGGCATCCGCCATGCGCCCTTGTCTACTTTCTTTCGCCACAACCGTACCTCCATCGTCAATGAGCATTAAGCTCACGTCGAAAGCGGCCGGTTGGTCACTCATACTTTCAGCTGTATTGCTTTGATTATCAAGTCTTACGACTTGTGTTCTACTTTACAGTTTCGCTTGTGTCAATATGTCAAAGATCGCTGGGAAACTTTGAACTTTGAGATTTGAACTTTGAACTTTATAGTTACTAAAAGTTCTTCTTTCCTCAAAGACCATTCCCATGAGTGGAGAATAACGGATTCGAACCGTTGACCTCTTGCATGCCATGCAAGCGCTCTAGCCAGCTGAGCTAATCCCCCAGATTTTTAATTCATAATTGTTAATTCATAATTCATAATTATCATTAAATCAACAATTGATTGAATTATTTTTCAGAGGCAGAAGTTAATCCACATCAAGTCATACCATTCTAACTAACTATTCTAATTAGTTTAATTATGAATTATGAATTATGAATTGAGAATTATGAATTAAGACTGTAGTCCCAGGCAGACTTGAACTGCCGACCTCCACATTATCAGTGTGGCGCTCTAACCAACTGAGCTATAGGACTGTGGTTCCCGGTGTTCATTCAAGTCGCAGGGCCGCGTACTCTTCTTCGCCCGGCTTCCTTTTTCTCTTTATATTAAAAAACAGATGTAGCAGTACAAGAAATACCTTGAGCCATCTTGTGGCAGCTCCAGGCAGGTTCTCTTACAAACCTTGATAAGAAATATCACCTTATAAATCCTTCGTGCAATTCCTCAACCTATTTTGTTTAGTTGATTTCATAATGAATTCGTAATTATGAATTATGAATTCTTAATTATGAATTACACTCTGTTTCGTCTCCAGAAAGGAGGTGTTCCAGCCGCACCTTCCGGTACGGCTACCTTGTTACGACTTAGCCCCAATCACCAGTTTTGCCCTAGGCCGCTCCTTGACGGTTACGGACTTCAGGCACCCCCGGCTTTCATGGCTTGACGGGCGGTGTGTACAAGGCCCGGGAACGTATTCACCGCGCCATGGCTGATGCGCGATTACTAGCGAATCCAGCTTCGTGGGGTCGGGTTGCAGACCCCAGTCCGAACTGGGAGACACTTTGAAGATTAGACCAAACTTGCGTTAAGCCAACACTCTGTATGCCCCATTGTAACACGTGTGTAGCCCCGGACGTAAGGGCCGTGCTGATTTGACGTCATCCCCACCTTCCTCACACCTTGCGGTGGCAGTATCTCCAGAGTGCCCAGCATTACCTGATGGCAACTGAAAAAAGGGGTTGCGCTCGTTATGG
Encoded proteins:
- a CDS encoding transposase family protein — its product is MKTEQLLRCIFPEILADYFDVIDIQESISQIDFWLDERNFMEEADRKAGTVSSYGFTAERVVQDFPLRGKPVYLHVRRRKWRDSSTGEIFSYSYDDLTTEGSKLSPEFVSFLKE